A part of Vulcanisaeta moutnovskia 768-28 genomic DNA contains:
- a CDS encoding type II secretion system F family protein, with protein MINPIRAYRHWVGGYVNRLHMLSGYDFNRDFVIVITTYTPFIIIALIMAYVLIPIITLRDILLIVTTVLLIDYLSVLVYMNAKVYVRTSHFERYLANTLMIMTPLVASGVTLEELIDTLAIIERDPYIAREFKIILKDAREGGMDILTALRASLNRVPSRTYNEVFSLITETYLISANLADILMLKLEYLVRNKYNKLRSATQVLSLFMEVYLVTALLLPILLVLIIVTISPLGPIYLGSITLSPTLVLLITTLIYSPVMGYVMYLLIDSTISSIE; from the coding sequence TTGATTAACCCAATAAGGGCTTATAGGCATTGGGTTGGTGGTTACGTTAATAGGCTTCATATGCTTAGTGGTTATGATTTCAATAGGGATTTCGTAATCGTAATAACCACGTACACTCCATTCATCATCATTGCATTAATAATGGCTTATGTACTAATACCAATAATTACATTAAGGGATATTCTGCTCATTGTAACAACTGTATTACTCATTGATTACCTATCCGTGCTTGTGTATATGAATGCCAAGGTTTACGTGAGGACAAGTCACTTTGAGAGGTACCTAGCTAATACGCTGATGATCATGACACCTCTAGTAGCCAGTGGTGTGACACTTGAGGAGTTAATTGACACCTTAGCCATAATTGAAAGAGACCCATACATAGCCAGGGAATTTAAAATAATACTTAAGGATGCTAGGGAGGGGGGTATGGATATACTTACGGCACTAAGAGCAAGCCTTAATCGTGTCCCATCAAGAACCTACAACGAAGTCTTCAGTCTCATTACTGAGACCTATCTAATCAGTGCTAACCTAGCCGACATACTAATGCTTAAGCTCGAGTATTTAGTTAGAAATAAGTATAATAAATTAAGAAGTGCTACCCAGGTACTTAGTTTATTTATGGAGGTATATTTAGTCACAGCATTACTCTTACCGATATTACTCGTGCTTATTATAGTTACAATATCGCCATTAGGACCTATATACCTAGGATCTATTACTTTAAGTCCAACACTTGTTCTCTTAATAACTACATTAATATACTCACCAGTGATGGGTTATGTGATGTACCTACTAATTGATTCTACAATATCCTCAATAGAATAA
- a CDS encoding AbrB/MazE/SpoVT family DNA-binding domain-containing protein produces MRAKPVDELPYRTKIYVNSQVLLPVSLVRALGFEWVRYADVTIRHGDDTIVINNTKLLRTRHTASRQFTIPREIREKYGIKPLDEIEILAIKPKQAKETKTEIEAKTNPIG; encoded by the coding sequence ATGAGGGCGAAGCCAGTTGATGAACTTCCCTATAGGACTAAGATCTACGTTAATAGTCAAGTCCTTTTGCCGGTTAGTTTGGTTAGGGCTCTTGGTTTTGAGTGGGTTAGGTATGCTGACGTAACGATTAGGCATGGTGATGATACCATAGTCATAAACAACACTAAACTCCTAAGGACTAGGCACACCGCCAGTAGGCAATTCACAATACCAAGGGAAATAAGGGAGAAGTACGGAATAAAGCCACTAGATGAAATAGAAATACTGGCAATAAAACCAAAACAGGCGAAGGAAACAAAGACCGAGATTGAAGCTAAGACTAATCCCATTGGATGA